From Candidatus Dormiibacterota bacterium, one genomic window encodes:
- a CDS encoding archaemetzincin family Zn-dependent metalloprotease has translation MESRVRIVPINAMDGGFLDRLALCLEERFLASARVERTLVVPRSALNATRRQLFLSTIVSKVRRAHPEEAGVLLAITDFDVYKTSHRFIFGDADEAQGVAVVSLHRLRSEFYGEEPDENMLFQRALKECVHELGHAFGLKHCFNARCAMYYSNSIFETDNKMPYFCETCDKRMSRARNERS, from the coding sequence ATGGAGTCGAGGGTTCGCATCGTTCCGATCAACGCAATGGATGGCGGTTTTCTCGACCGTCTCGCACTCTGCTTGGAGGAGCGCTTTCTCGCGTCCGCACGCGTGGAGCGCACGCTGGTGGTTCCGCGAAGCGCGCTGAACGCAACCCGCCGGCAACTCTTTCTCTCCACCATCGTCTCGAAGGTACGTCGCGCCCATCCAGAAGAAGCCGGCGTGCTGCTCGCCATCACCGATTTCGATGTCTACAAGACGTCGCATCGTTTTATTTTCGGCGATGCCGACGAGGCGCAAGGCGTCGCGGTCGTTTCGCTCCATCGGCTCCGCTCGGAGTTCTACGGCGAGGAACCCGACGAGAACATGCTCTTTCAGCGGGCGCTCAAAGAGTGCGTGCACGAACTAGGGCATGCGTTCGGCTTGAAGCATTGCTTCAATGCCCGCTGCGCGATGTACTACTCCAACTCGATCTTCGAGACCGATAACAAAATGCCGTATTTTTGCGAAACGTGCGATAAGCGCATGAGCCGCGCCCGGAACGAGCGCTCGTAG
- a CDS encoding methyl-accepting chemotaxis protein, whose amino-acid sequence MIYAFFAGLRTRLSAPARIFIAAMAAAVCFGLAWYGTPVSIEILLLAVVAVAAALVGFPLGAVLALVVGAIDFTVRRAHHSHEALSSAILLAASGAIVSALFLGESSDGETRAEPEAAQRAFTGFGRVALPRGADASATMHASLASLASGVRDVSQGDFTKNIAVSDAALQDLAIALNKLIFGMRDFLRQLHKNADNLGVAGEDLRSTASTALAVIEGASVAQGQLDEGIQEQSRIVEEATIRVLALTEAIATIAASAEEQTRSLDETALAVSNMASSIEEVTAQVDSLSSISTETSRIAARGDTAIGTIVDGMHTIRTTIDDLGNDIEQLGSNSEQIGDIVKVIDRIAEQTNLLALNAAIEAARAGEHGRGFAVVASEIRKLADSSVSATKEIASHITSTQGVIGEVVEAMSRLTARVEDSVGSTNSASGALQEIVSAVLASNQQIGEISAVTRAMSANSYQVIRSIEEITKSVSLNLQATQQMTRQSDDVNKAFSDISSISQQNASSVEVLTYVNKEVTDAAQRMLTSVEEMNELAGQIDTRLGQFKISDSRSEEGTTV is encoded by the coding sequence GTGATCTACGCCTTCTTCGCGGGGTTGCGGACGCGGCTTTCGGCCCCGGCCCGCATCTTCATTGCTGCGATGGCTGCTGCCGTGTGCTTCGGCCTGGCATGGTACGGTACGCCGGTCTCGATAGAGATTCTGCTGCTGGCGGTCGTTGCGGTGGCCGCGGCGCTGGTGGGCTTCCCGCTCGGTGCGGTGCTGGCGCTCGTGGTCGGAGCCATCGATTTTACGGTTCGGCGAGCGCATCACAGCCACGAGGCGCTCTCGAGCGCGATACTGCTCGCGGCGAGCGGGGCGATCGTGAGCGCGCTCTTCTTGGGCGAGTCCTCGGATGGCGAGACGCGGGCGGAACCCGAGGCCGCCCAGCGCGCATTTACGGGATTCGGCCGGGTCGCGCTCCCGCGCGGCGCCGACGCGAGCGCGACGATGCACGCGAGCCTCGCGTCGCTGGCTTCGGGCGTCCGCGACGTCTCGCAAGGCGATTTCACGAAAAACATCGCGGTAAGCGATGCGGCCCTTCAAGACTTGGCCATCGCCCTGAACAAATTGATCTTCGGGATGCGCGATTTTCTCCGGCAACTGCACAAGAACGCCGACAATTTGGGCGTCGCGGGTGAGGACCTCCGTTCGACCGCTTCAACCGCGCTGGCGGTGATCGAGGGCGCTTCGGTCGCGCAGGGCCAGCTCGACGAAGGCATTCAGGAGCAGTCGCGGATCGTCGAAGAAGCCACGATTCGCGTCCTCGCGCTGACCGAAGCGATCGCCACCATCGCGGCTTCGGCCGAGGAGCAGACGCGCAGCCTCGACGAAACGGCGCTGGCCGTCTCCAATATGGCCAGTTCGATCGAAGAAGTGACCGCGCAGGTCGATTCGCTTTCGTCGATTTCGACCGAAACCTCTCGCATTGCCGCGCGCGGCGATACGGCGATCGGCACGATCGTAGACGGCATGCACACGATTCGCACCACGATCGACGATCTCGGCAACGACATCGAACAGCTCGGCAGCAATTCCGAGCAGATCGGCGACATCGTTAAGGTGATCGATCGGATCGCGGAGCAGACGAACCTGCTGGCGCTCAATGCGGCGATCGAAGCCGCGCGCGCCGGCGAACACGGCCGCGGCTTCGCCGTCGTCGCGAGCGAGATTCGCAAGCTTGCGGATAGCAGCGTTTCGGCCACCAAGGAGATTGCCAGCCACATCACCTCGACGCAGGGCGTCATCGGCGAGGTCGTCGAGGCGATGTCGCGCTTGACCGCGCGCGTGGAAGATAGCGTCGGCAGTACCAACTCGGCGTCCGGCGCGTTGCAAGAGATCGTTTCGGCGGTGCTCGCGTCCAACCAGCAAATTGGAGAAATCAGCGCCGTGACGCGCGCGATGAGCGCTAACTCTTATCAGGTCATCCGTTCGATCGAGGAGATCACGAAATCGGTCTCCCTCAATCTTCAGGCAACCCAACAGATGACGCGTCAATCCGACGACGTGAATAAAGCGTTCTCCGACATCTCGTCGATTTCGCAGCAGAACGCCTCGTCCGTCGAAGTGCTCACATACGTGAACAAGGAAGTCACCGATGCCGCGCAACGCATGCTCACGTCGGTGGAAGAGATGAACGAGCTCGCCGGGCAGATCGATACGCGCCTGGGACAATTCAAAATTAGCGATTCCCGTTCAGAGGAAGGTACCACCGTATGA
- a CDS encoding cache domain-containing protein — MSLRVRLLGTIIGAIVLFFLISVIAARLVLQRDLLDLGKTEVTNGAGAFGGYWDSRKDQIKLLVSQDAVSDSLRKILQAKNVGAMQDQLANIARTSGLSFLTIVDDNGKVIARANGPQPGTLAQNTLIQRALTGETVSTATLLGPAVLTGEGLALQAQADIKGPDGKTVAQANQGLALVAAAPISDQNERTIGAIYGGILLNHYYDLVDQATRALGGSAALLDGDAIAASTIAQPDGTRTVDVQVPVADSVLKTGQPYTGSDTEGGTEYLVHVDPIQNDQNQTIGARWYGIPMTQITGIINHTTQTLVLWGLLAMLIALALAIPIVQALSNTLAKRSQQV, encoded by the coding sequence ATGAGCCTACGCGTCCGCCTCTTGGGCACGATCATCGGAGCGATCGTGCTGTTTTTTTTGATCAGCGTCATCGCGGCACGCTTGGTGCTTCAGCGGGATTTACTGGATCTTGGGAAGACCGAAGTGACCAACGGCGCGGGCGCCTTTGGCGGATATTGGGACTCGCGCAAGGACCAGATCAAGCTGCTGGTTTCGCAGGATGCGGTCTCCGATAGCTTGCGCAAGATTCTTCAAGCGAAGAACGTGGGCGCGATGCAGGATCAATTAGCAAATATCGCGCGCACGTCGGGGCTTTCGTTCTTAACGATCGTGGACGACAACGGCAAAGTGATCGCTCGCGCGAACGGGCCGCAGCCGGGAACGCTCGCGCAGAATACATTGATTCAGCGTGCGCTCACCGGCGAAACGGTGAGCACCGCGACGCTGCTCGGGCCGGCGGTTCTCACCGGCGAGGGTTTGGCGCTCCAGGCGCAAGCCGATATCAAGGGGCCCGACGGCAAGACCGTCGCGCAGGCCAACCAAGGCCTCGCGCTCGTGGCCGCGGCGCCCATCAGCGACCAAAACGAGCGGACCATCGGTGCGATTTACGGTGGTATCCTGCTCAATCACTACTACGATTTGGTCGATCAGGCAACGCGCGCGCTCGGCGGATCGGCGGCCTTGTTGGACGGCGATGCGATCGCTGCGAGCACGATCGCGCAACCGGACGGTACGCGCACCGTTGACGTGCAGGTTCCGGTTGCGGACTCGGTTCTAAAAACGGGCCAGCCTTATACCGGATCCGATACCGAAGGCGGCACCGAGTACCTGGTCCACGTCGATCCGATTCAAAACGATCAGAATCAAACCATCGGCGCGCGGTGGTACGGCATCCCGATGACGCAGATCACCGGCATCATCAACCACACGACGCAGACGCTCGTGCTGTGGGGATTGCTGGCGATGCTCATCGCGCTCGCGCTCGCTATTCCGATCGTCCAAGCGCTCTCGAACACGCTGGCAAAGCGCAGCCAGCAGGT
- the acpS gene encoding holo-ACP synthase → MIVGIGIDLAEVERYRFDERALAWFARKVYTDEEMAYARSKRNWPERLAGFFAAKEATRKAFGHAIPWRWVGVGHESSGKPIIHLFGKAERLLVQRDVASIHLTITHTEATAAAVVILER, encoded by the coding sequence ATGATCGTCGGCATCGGGATCGACCTGGCGGAAGTCGAGCGTTACCGGTTCGACGAGCGCGCACTTGCATGGTTCGCACGCAAAGTTTATACGGATGAAGAAATGGCCTACGCGCGCAGCAAACGGAACTGGCCCGAACGGCTGGCGGGCTTCTTTGCGGCAAAAGAGGCGACGCGGAAAGCCTTCGGCCACGCGATCCCGTGGCGGTGGGTCGGGGTCGGCCACGAATCGAGCGGCAAGCCGATCATTCATCTCTTCGGTAAGGCCGAACGCTTGCTCGTCCAACGCGACGTCGCCTCGATTCACCTGACGATCACGCACACGGAAGCGACGGCGGCAGCCGTCGTCATCCTCGAACGATGA